Proteins encoded in a region of the Falco rusticolus isolate bFalRus1 chromosome 10, bFalRus1.pri, whole genome shotgun sequence genome:
- the PHRF1 gene encoding PHD and RING finger domain-containing protein 1, protein MDDDDDSQDELINKNASLTKGKRHGLVLLSDTESSGGNSDDSEDDNGSEEEDDTEEEGGEEVKEESEDEELEGCEDHDVEEDEEIGAAVGKMTTSLKFESLINGLSSSSDEEGESCPICLNTFRGQIVGTPENCSHYFCLDCIVEWSKNANSCPVDRILFTAINIWTRYGGRIMEQIIIQTKTQGSNEEDDPTFCEVCGRSDREDRLLLCDGCDAGYHMECLNPPLSEVPVDEWFCPACAPPVDVSAAADTDHVSEEEEVAAPVADDTPTTSRLRPQVRTRVIARTRQSERVRETVNRNRITTAQQIQHVPGNHTPSLLDETIEAVVAGINTAVYQRPLAPRAPTRQKRKTGRKKKAGRKRRTWAKSAGKRSSERQLKRHKGPIKKRRGKKRLRSHVKNEVSARLRIARALGLRKPEHGGLLPYVYKPAEPSLGLMRADIGAASLSVFGVPHELEPYESNEDVPANADSPVSAKRRVLSQSALRSHRPVARPISVGLPRSSVPALSPDQEEEGAPVPDLLGSILSGQSFLMMSGSDVVINRDGSLTAKKIAPLHRKSANDSRVNDGSGHNTQPSTAHSGTTASSPVAGPSFSSGLSTRPRPSSSSLFPLPSPSLSRTEPAANPARSTSEKATVKSEYSMTPRSVQTQNIATLSRHGYKSDEMPRFNGNSKNVARTDSLSKPLSCYLNSGSKALTVRQPLKPPTKRIDIFELPRIPKIKKETSSKQVEPEPSGSQSCDIPSSCITQLTGKESANQPGKGSKVESQKSNAKESQQQMHTSGLSFSTDTGMCGSSSLLGTSRSKGPSSFESFKINIPGNAGHPSRLSNPGFCNTFRPVDDKVQQKETPSTLFSVKKKQVKSEIYDPFEPTGSDSSSASSSPERLGLGIPLTNITRTISIENPKVQTFQTVRRFTPYVVGNVFGSGADADVPSSNTVSHGDVTVESRIVEQISDTEERDNMDEEDSLSSPCTSSAIKPVSNAKCLKEESRGSPDVFFNAEELVRPNINVKLEPDSPSKDDGQQKIQKVEKRKKRSRSRSCSNSSSRSRKKMKRKKAFVKESKRPRSESRDRAHSRDRSSRSTSWSGGEERGKRSTSKPKIRRTSTDRSSSHERSKKKKMKDKTKDKKAKTSWSRERRKSRSRSGSPGSTSEFYENRKKKRRSRSRSRRRDRSRSNSIERTKRRKHRREKSYERYDKDSSLRSRDRKRSRSRSRERRKWRSRSASRSREHKSSKSKEKTPRSRSRSKERKHRSKESSLPPPPEKDQKPPAENTSTFVEQPHSFKQEPKEELVLEELSITIQPNVKLEEMKAESPVQLSEAQEAVKVEPSCREVTSETAFPLPEATNACVPVGNVDPFAETEFASSSEPAVLGSCSNTNLEITVKIENTTLCSSLMEAPLEKQVTAHAPAEAAPVQSLSKSKVTDCVKEVKDECLVSNEKTSDFGSTELEVVPQGPVLKSKAPVKRVTWNLQEEESGTLSAEKASRMPFYRLQRVKEGAWKAEDLNQTLNQVYCQNILLTPPLPSSLPPYAPVSQPTVQFIMQGSLPALGCMAGQSLIPELGSLATASEPGIQAASVGNAEEKSKAPKPAVDKTRNEEYMKKLHMQERAVEEVKLAIKPFYQKREITKEEYKNILRKAVQKICHSKSGEINPMKVANLVKAYVEKYKHMRKHKKSDSEETCEVENRASHSRHDLD, encoded by the exons atggatgatgatgatgacagcCAGGATGAACTGATAAACAAGAATGCTTCCCTAACCAAGGGCAAAAGACATGGTCTCGTGCTTCTCAGCGATACAG aaagcagtGGTGGAAATAGTGATGATTCAGAAGATGATAACGGAAGTGAGGAAGAAGATGACACTGAGGAAGAGGGAGGTGAGGAGGTCAAGGAAGAAAGTGAAGATGAAGAATTAGAAG GTTGTGAAGACCATGATGtagaagaggatgaagaaattGGGGCCGCTGTGGGGAAAATGACCACTTCTCTGAAATTCGAGTCACTTATAAACGGGCTGAGCTCTTCCTCTGATGAGGAAGGTGAAAGCTGTCCCATTTGCCTCAACACGTTTCGAGGTCAGATTGTGGGGACTCCTGAGAACTGTTCCCATTACTTCTGCTTGGACTGCATCGTGGAGTGGTCTAAG aatgCAAACTCCTGTCCAGTGGATCGAATCCTCTTTACGGCCATTAACATTTGGACACGTTATGGTGGTCGCATCATGGAACAG ATTATTATTCAGACAAAAACTCAGGGTAGCAATGAAGAGGATGATCCAACCTTCTGTGAGGTGTGTGGCAGAAGTGACCGCGAGGATCgcctgctgctgtgtgatggcTGTGATGCAGG gtatcaCATGGAATGCCTTAATCCACCTCTGAGTGAAGTCCCTGTAGATGAATGGTTCTGTCCAGCCTGTGCCCCTCCTGTGGatgtcagtgctgctgcag ATACAGATCATGTCAGCGAGGAAGAAGAGGTTGCTGCCCCTGTGGCTGACGATACTCCCACCACCAGTAGGCTACGCCCTCAAGTCCGAACCAGAGTTATAGCCAGAACTCGGCAGAGCGAACGAGTTAGGGAAACGGTGAACAGAAACCGGATAACAACAGCGCAACAAATTCAG CACGTGCCAGGGAACCACACGCCCTCTCTTCTGGATGAAACAATCGAGGCAGTTGTAGCAGGCATAAACACAGCCGTCTACCAGCGTCCTCTTGCACCGAGGGCTCCTActaggcagaaaagaaaaacag gcaggaagaagaaagccgGACGCAAAAGAAGAACTTGGGCAAAATCTGCTGGGAAGAGGAGTTCAGAGAGACAGCTGAAAAGACACAAGGGTCCGATaaagaagagaagagggaaaaagagacTAAGATCACAT GTGAAAAATGAGGTTTCTGCTCGCTTACGTATTGCAAGAGCTCTTGGTCTTAGAAAACCTGAGCATGGGGGCTTGCTTCCTTATGTGTACAAACCAGCAGAGCCCTCGCTTGGTCTGATGAGAGCAGATATTGGTGCAGCTTCTCTGTCTGTGTTTGGAGTTCCACATGAGTTGGAGCCTTATGAAAG TAACGAGGACGTTCCAGCAAATGCAGATTCACCAGTGAGTGCCAAAAGAAGAGTTCTCTCCCAGTCAGCACTGAGGTCTCACCGTCCTGTAGCTAGACCTATTTCTGTGGGACTTCCCAG AAGCAGTGTACCTGCCTTGAGTCCTGATCAAGAAGAAGAAGGTGCCCCTGTGCCTGATCTGTTGGGAAGTATCCTGTCTGGACAGAGCTTTCTCATGATGAGTGGTTCGGATGTGGTCATCAACAGAGACGGTTCGCTGACAGCAAAGAAGATAG CTCCACTTCATAGGAAATCGGCGAATGACTCAAGAGTGAATGATGGTTCGGGACATAACACCCAACCGAGTACGGCGCACTCAGGGACCACAGCAAGCAGCCCCGTTGCTGGACCTTCATTTTCCTCAGGGCTGAGTACTCGCCCCAGACCCTCCTCCTCAAGCTTGTTTCCATTACCTTCACCCTCACTGAGCAGGACTGAGCCTGCAGCAAACCCTGCACGGAGTACATCAGAAAAGGCAACTGTAAAGTCAGAATATTCGATGACACCCAGGTCTGTTCAGACTCAGAACATAGCTACTCTGAGCAGACATGGCTACAAGTCAGATGAAATGCCCAGATTTAATGGAAACTCTAAAAATGTTGCACGCACTGACTCATTGTCAAAGCCCCTGAGCTGTTACTTGAATTCTGGCTCAAAAGCTTTAACCGTGAGGCAGCCATTAAAACCACCTACCAAGAGAATTGACATCTTTGAGCTTCCCAGGATACCaaagattaaaaaggaaacCAGCAGCAAGCAGGTGGAGCCCGAACCCTCAGGAAGCCAAAGCTGTGACATCCCCAGCTCCTGTATAACCCAGCTGACTGGCAAAGAGAGCGCTAATCAGCCGGGGAAGGGTAGCAAGGTGGAAAGTCAGAAGTCAAATGCCAAGGAATCTCAGCAACAAATGCATACAAGTGGGCTGTCTTTTTCTACTGATACAGGCATGTGTGGCAGTTCATCGCTGCTGGGCACTTCGAGGAGCAAAGGCCCAAGCTCTTTTGAgagttttaaaatcaatattcCTGGAAATGCAGGGCATCCCAGCAGACTGTCTAACCCAGGATTTTGTAACACCTTCCGCCCTGTGGATGACAAAGTGCAACAGAAAGAGACTCCTTCAACTCTTTTCTCAGTTAAGAAAAAGCAGGTCAAAAGTGAGATCTATGATCCCTTTGAGCCAACAGGATCGGACTCGAGttcagcaagcagcagccctgaAAGGCTTGGCTTGGGGATCCCACTAACTAATATTACCAGGACTATTTCCATTGAAAATCCAAAAGTTCAAACATTTCAAACTGTTCGTCGTTTCACCCCTTACGTGGTAGGAAATGTATTTGGATCTGGAGCAGATGCTGATGTACCATCCAGTAACACAGTGTCTCACGGTGATGTCACGGTAGAAAGCAGGATTGTAGAACAGATCTCTGACACAGAGGAACGAGACAATATGGATGAGGAAGACTCGCTAAGCAGTCCTTGCACTTCATCTGCCATTAAGCCAGTTTCTAATGCAAAGTGTCtaaaggaggaaagcagagggagcCCTGATGTGTTCTTTAATGCCGAAGAACTGGTTAGACCTAATATTAATGTGAAACTAGAACCGGATAGTCCCTCAAAGGATGATGGGCAGCAGAAAATCCAAAaggtagaaaaaagaaagaagcgATCACGTTCCAGATCCTGTTCAAACTCCAGCTCCCGAAGcaggaagaagatgaaaaggaagaaggcgTTTGTCAAAGAGAGTAAGAGACCCCGATCAGAGTCTAGGGATAGAGCACACTCAAGGGACCGAAGCTCCCGATCTACCTCTTGGTCAGGTGGAGAAGAGCGTGGCAAAAGAAGCACATCCAAACCCAAGATCAGGAGAACTTCTACTGACCGTTCCAGCAGTCACGAACgatctaaaaaaaagaaaatgaaggataAAACCAAggataaaaaggcaaaaacttCTTGGTCTagggagagaaggaaatctAGGTCGCGTTCAGGTAGTCCTGGAAGTACTTCTGAGTTttatgaaaacaggaaaaagaaaagacgGTCTCGATCAAGGTCAAGACGGAGGGATCGTTCCCGATCAAATAGCATTGAAAGAACTAAAAGGCGGAaacacaggagagagaaaagctaTGAGAGGTATGATAAAGATAGTAGCTTGAGGTCAAGGGACAGAAAGAGATCGAGATCCAGGTCTCGGGAGAGGAGGAAGTGGAGGTCTCGGTCTGCATCTCGTTCTCGGgagcacaaaagcagcaaatcaaaggaaaaaacaccacGATCGAGGTCCCgttccaaagaaagaaaacacagatcgAAAGAGagctcccttcctcctccaccagAAAAGGATCAAAAGCCTCCAGCTGAAAATACATCCACGTTTGTGGAGCAACCTCATTCCTTCAAACAAGAGCCAAAGGAGGAGCTGGTACTGGAAGAGCTTTCCATAACCATCCAACCAAATGTCAAACTGGAGGAAATGAAGGCTGAGAGCCCGGTTCAGCTGAGCGAGGCCCAAGAAGCTGTAAAGGTGGAGCCCAGCTGTCGGGAGGTGACCAGTGAAACTGCATTCCCTCTGCCAGAGGCCACAAACGCGTGTGTTCCAGTTGGCAATGTGGATCCTTTTGCTGAGACAGAATTCGCCAGCAGTAGTGAGCCAGCAGTGCTTGGTAGCTGTAGCAATACAAACCTTGAGATTAcagttaaaatagaaaataccaCGTTGTGTTCATCTCTGATGGAAGCACCCCTGGAGAAGCAAGTTACCGCGCACGCTCCAGCTGAGGCTGCACCAGTTCAAAGCTTGTCCAAAAGCAAAGTAACAGATTGTGTGAAGGAGGTTAAAGATGAGTGCCTTGTGTCAAACGAGAAAACCAGTGATTTCGGTAGTACTGAACTGGAAGTAGTACCTCAGGGTCCTGTGCTGAAATCGAAAGCGCCAGTGAAAAGAGTTACCTGGAACCTTCAAGAGGAAGAAAGTGGCACCTTGTCTGCTGAAAAAGCTTCAA GGATGCCGTTTTACAGACTTCAGCGAGTAAAAGAAGGGGCCTGGAAAGCTGAGGACTTGAACCAAACGTTAAATCAG GTGTACTGTCAAAACATACTTTTGACACCACCTCTGCCCTCAAGCCTGCCCCCCTATGCCCCGGTCAGCCAGCCCACGGTTCAGTTCATCATGCAGGGTAGTCTTCCAGCGCTTGGCTGCATGGCAGGACAGAGCCTGATCCCggagctgggcagcctggctACTGCATCTGAACCAGGAATCCAAGCTGCTTCTGTTGGAAACGCggaagaaaagagcaaagcacCCAAACCTGCAGTGGACAAAACGAGAAACGAGGAA TACATGAAGAAGCTGCACATGCAGGAAAGGGCTGTGGAAGAAGTGAAACTTGCCATTAAACCCTTTTACCAGAAGAGAGAGATTACAAAGGAGGAGTACAAGAACATCCTTCGAAAAGCAGTGCAAAAG ATCTGTCACAGCAAGAGCGGAGAGATCAACCCTATGAAGGTAGCTAACCTGGTGAAGGCGTACgtggaaaaatacaaacatatgAGGAAACATAAGAAATCTGATAGTGAAGAGACATGTGAAGTGGAAAACAGGGCAAGCCACAGCCGGCATGACTTGGATTGA